Genomic segment of Arachnia propionica:
GGTCGGGGAGAACTGGCTGATGATGGCCCCGACCCCCAGCATGATCGCTACGACGACCACGCCCACGATCAGGGGAATGAACGGTGATTTGGACTCCAGTTCGCGGCCTCCGGGTATCCCGGAGGAGAACGCCGTGATCAGGCGGCGGCGGTTGTAGCGCTGGGCCTCGAGGATCTCCTTGTTGGACGGCATCAGACGACCCCCCAGACCAGTGCCGCCAGCGGCAGGATCCCCAGCAGCACGAGGACCCCGGCGACATCCGCCAACCGGGTCAACCAGGGACGCAGCTTCTGCGAGACCACGTTGGCTGCCAGGAGCAGCACCGCGGCCAGGATGATCGCGCCGAGGGTCCAGGGCAGGGCGTCAGGAATGACCGTCGTGGTGGCCACCGCGGCGACGACTGTCAGGAACATGCCGGTGAGCACGCCTATGACCACCTCGACCGAGGAACGCAGCGACCGGGTGGCCAGCATCAGGGCCAGCCCGACACAGGCCAGCATCGTGATCGCCGTGGGGGAGGTCGCCATCAGCGGGGCCAGGACCATCATGGCCGCCGAGCAGCCCGCCTTCAGCGATATCACCAGCACGCGGGCGTTCCCGACGCGGGAGTACACCCGCACAGGGTCGATTCTCTCGTTCTCCCGGCTGGTGCCGATGGTCGTGGGCAGCTGCGCCATGGCCACCCAGGGTGCGCTGAGCGTGATCACCACCAACAGGGCGAGGGTGGTGGCGGCCGCCCTGTCGGGAGGGATGTCCATCATCCCGACCAGTCCGCCCACGAGAATGAACGACACACCCGCGGTCATGGGGGCGGTCATGGAGACCCGCAGGTCGGAGGGAAGGACCAGGAGCGTCGCCGAACCGGCGAGCAGACCGATGCCGGCTGCCGCCAACGGCAGCGAGAACCAGTGCCCCGGGGTGACCGCGAAGGCGGCGCAGGAGATCAGGACCGGGGTGGTGTGCCCCAGGGACAGCGCGCCGGGGCGATTGGGCATGCGCGCCACGACCGCGGCGGCCAGGGTGGTGAGGACCGCCCCGCAGGCGCCCACCGTCGCGGTCAGGACAGGTTCCCGTGAACCCGTCACCAGGAGCAGGGCGGCCAGCAGCACCAAGGCTGCCGAGGCGTGGGCCGAAAGCTGGACGGAACTGGTCTTCTCCCAGGGGACGGAGTTCTCGGCCACCGCGGTTCCCACGGCCTCGACCAGGTCGTCGTAGCGCTGGTCCTTGACGTTGGTGCCGCTCGGTTCCACGGTGAGAACCGCCCCGGGACGGATTCTCTGGTCGGGGAGGGACTCCGACTGGTTCAGGACGCGACCGTCCGAGGTTCGAATGGTGAAACCCCGGGTGGCGGTTCCCGGATCCAAGGGGCGCAGGGCCTTGATGATCGCCGGCATC
This window contains:
- a CDS encoding EsaB/YukD family protein, giving the protein MPSSESSPVGALLPISLSMAGDTTDISVPPNIALAELMPAIIKALRPLDPGTATRGFTIRTSDGRVLNQSESLPDQRIRPGAVLTVEPSGTNVKDQRYDDLVEAVGTAVAENSVPWEKTSSVQLSAHASAALVLLAALLLVTGSREPVLTATVGACGAVLTTLAAAVVARMPNRPGALSLGHTTPVLISCAAFAVTPGHWFSLPLAAAGIGLLAGSATLLVLPSDLRVSMTAPMTAGVSFILVGGLVGMMDIPPDRAAATTLALLVVITLSAPWVAMAQLPTTIGTSRENERIDPVRVYSRVGNARVLVISLKAGCSAAMMVLAPLMATSPTAITMLACVGLALMLATRSLRSSVEVVIGVLTGMFLTVVAAVATTTVIPDALPWTLGAIILAAVLLLAANVVSQKLRPWLTRLADVAGVLVLLGILPLAALVWGVV